The region GACTACATTGTCCAGCTTGGCAAGCCATGTGTCGAAATCTGTCTTAAGGTCGTTCTTCCAGAAAAAACGGCCGTCTTCCAGTCTGGCACGAAGAACTTTTTCCCATCCTTTGCGGACCAGTTCCATGTCTTTGGGGACAAGGTTCAAGGTACACAGGAAATGCGGGAGCAGCTCACCGTCTTCCTTCTGGATGCCGAAACATTTCTGGTGGCTTTCCATGCTGGTCAGCAGAACTTCTTTAGGAAGTTCAAGGAAAGATTCATCAAAGTTACCGATGATGGGCACTGGCAGTTCAACAAGATTGCTGACTTCTTCCAGCAGGGAATCTTTCCAGACCACGGAACCGCTTAGCTCAGCCGCGAGTTTATTACCTTCATTGCGGACGTGTTCTGCCCTTGCTTCAGGAGAAATGATAATGGAACTTTTATCTTTGACCACAGCAAAATAATCATCAGCAGTAGCAACTTCCCAAGGTCCGGCACCCATTACCCGGTGGCCGTAAGTGAGGCGTCCGGAAGGCAGACCAGCCATTTCAAATTCCACAATGTCGGAACCGAACAGGCAAAGCAACCAGCGCAAAGGACGGCCGAAAGCAAAATCAAGGTTGCCCCATTTCATCTTTTTGGGAAAAGAGAGCTTCTTGATTGCGGTCACACAAAGTTCAGGCAGAATTGAGATGGTATCACCGCCGCCAACAGTCTTTTTAGCCGCAAGATAATCGCCTTTAGCTGTTTCAAGGGTGTAAACATCTTCAAGGGCGATTCCCTGAGATTTAATAAAACCCTCAAGAGCTTTAGTGGGATTTCCGTCAGCATCATAAGCAATGCGTGCGGGAGGTCCGGAAACCTCTTCTTCCACCTTTCTCTGTACTGGTTCCATATCCTTGACGAAAATGGTCAGCCTGCGCGGAGTGGCAAAAGTTTCAACGCTGGAGTTATCAATCATGCTCTCTTCAAGAAGAGTGCTGAAAATCTTTTTAATATCTATACCCAGCCGGGGAACAAAGCGGGCTGGCATTTCTTCAATTCCAATTTCAAGTATAAAATCGGCCATCTTAGCTTCCGTTTTTTTAGTCGTTATTAAGCATGGGGTAGTTCATGTTCTCGCGTTCTTGCGCATACAACTTTGCGGCTGCGGAAGCGAGATTACGCACTCTGCCGATATAGGTTGCCCTTTCTGTTATGGAAATGGCTCCACGAGCATCAAGCATGTTGAAAGTATGTGAGCATTTCAAGCAATACTCGTATGCCGGACGTGTGAGACCAGCTTCGCAGAGTTTCTGGCTTTCTGCTTCAAATTTATCAAAAAGATCAAGCAGCATGGCTGAGTCACTATACTCAAAGTTGTATGTGGACTGCTCAACCTCATTCTGGTGGAAAATCTGCCCGTAGGTGACTTTATCGTTCCACTTGAGGTCATAAACAGATTCAACTCCCTGCAGATACATACAGATTCTTTCAAGTCCGTAGGTCAGTTCGACAGATACGGGTTTGAGATCGATTCCGCCCACCTGCTGGAAATAAGTGAACTGTGTTACTTCCATACCATTCAACCATACCTCCCAGCCGAGTCCCCATGCGCCGAGGGTGGGAGATTCCCAGTCGTCCTCGACAAAACGGATGTCATGCTCTGCAGCATCGATGCCGAGAACTTCAAGACTTTTAAGGTACAGATCCTGAACATCATCAGGAGAAGGTTTCAGAATTACCTGGAACTGGAAGTAGTGCTGGAGCCTGTTAGGGTTTTCACCATAACGGCCGTCTGTAGGACGGCGGGAAGGCTCTACATACGCAGTATTCCACGGCTCAGGACCGATTACGCGAAAAAAAGTTGAAGGGTTGAATGTACCCGCGCCGACCTCGATATCAAGAGGCTGGACAATGCAGCATCCGTAATCAGACCAGAAGTCCTGAAGTTTGAGTATAACATCTTGAAAATTCATCAAATTCCTCTCGTCTAGCAAACAAACATTTGTATTGATTCATTCTTCCTCAAGCGCTTCAATACGGGCGAAGAAGAATGTCCGGTTTACAAACAAAAAAGCAGGACAAATCAAGTTTATCCTGAACACGCACTCCACCTGTAAAGGCGGATGAAATTTATATCTTCCTGTAATTGTTGCCTTCCCAGACCAGCCCCATATGATAGGCCATAAATCGGTCCATTACGGAAAAGCACTCCTGCCGGATTTGCGCCGGAAGCTGCAACGATATCCAGCTTTCTGGTCCGGTATCCTGAATCCACGCCAGTGTCCTGACGGTTCCGGGACTTACAGTCTCCCCTTCTCTACCGTCGGTGCAGTCCAGACATCTGATCTGCCCTTTTTCTATATTAAAGACGACGGGACGGGAACTGAACAAAGGTTTGCCGCATTGAGCGCAAATTGTAAAGTCAGGATTGTAACCTTGTTCAAAAGCGACCTTCGCCCGGAAGAAAAGGGGGAAAAAATCATCCGGCTCCGCTTCTTCTATTACGTCCAGCGTTTCGGTCAACAAATCAAAAACAGCGCGGTTTCCATCACGCTCCAGAACCGCAGACTCAATAAATTTAAAACAATTGGCAGCGAGTCCCATTTTGCGAAAGTCAGACCGGATTCCCGGATAGCCTTTGACCAGACTCCCTTCCTGCAGGACCTGATAAGTTCCTGTTTTGTTAGCGCCAGTTTTAAAGAGCACCTGCGAAAACGGCTCCAGACATCCACCGAATCTGCGGCGGCTTCGGCTGCCTCCGAAGGCAAACGCGTTTTGTACTCCCCTTGTAGAGGACATAAAACGCACCCAGATATCATTTTCCTTAAATTTACCGGTCTTCAGTATGATAACTTTTTCAGTCAGTTCCATCAAGATTCACGACCGTACCGGAAAAGCGCTCTACTGAGCTGCCGGGAATTCCAGATCTTTAACCTTTCCCTTTGGCGCGTCAAATTTAAAAGGTTTGCCGTCCGAAACAATTTCAACTCCTCCACCGTTACCGAGTCTTATCTGCAAAGACTTTTTGTACGGCATCGAAATATTGTCACCTTCCTGAAGAACATATTCCTTGGCTTCACCATCGACAACAGCTCTCAACCAGCAGGTTTCACCGGGTTTAACTGTGATGGAGACAACATTCTTTAAAGGAGCTGCTACCGGCTGTTCTTCCACAGCAGGCTGCTCAACAGCTGGTTCAGGTGTACTTTCCGTTACTGCTTCAGCTACTTCAGGTTCTGTTGCTGCTGGTTCTGATTCTGTGATTTCAACTTTTTCTTCAACCACG is a window of Maridesulfovibrio sp. DNA encoding:
- the recO gene encoding DNA repair protein RecO, encoding MELTEKVIILKTGKFKENDIWVRFMSSTRGVQNAFAFGGSRSRRRFGGCLEPFSQVLFKTGANKTGTYQVLQEGSLVKGYPGIRSDFRKMGLAANCFKFIESAVLERDGNRAVFDLLTETLDVIEEAEPDDFFPLFFRAKVAFEQGYNPDFTICAQCGKPLFSSRPVVFNIEKGQIRCLDCTDGREGETVSPGTVRTLAWIQDTGPESWISLQLPAQIRQECFSVMDRFMAYHMGLVWEGNNYRKI
- the glyS gene encoding glycine--tRNA ligase subunit beta, with translation MADFILEIGIEEMPARFVPRLGIDIKKIFSTLLEESMIDNSSVETFATPRRLTIFVKDMEPVQRKVEEEVSGPPARIAYDADGNPTKALEGFIKSQGIALEDVYTLETAKGDYLAAKKTVGGGDTISILPELCVTAIKKLSFPKKMKWGNLDFAFGRPLRWLLCLFGSDIVEFEMAGLPSGRLTYGHRVMGAGPWEVATADDYFAVVKDKSSIIISPEARAEHVRNEGNKLAAELSGSVVWKDSLLEEVSNLVELPVPIIGNFDESFLELPKEVLLTSMESHQKCFGIQKEDGELLPHFLCTLNLVPKDMELVRKGWEKVLRARLEDGRFFWKNDLKTDFDTWLAKLDNVVFLGPLGSMGDKSRRMERLAALIAGKTDASLQTEMARAGRLAKADLVSEMVNEFDKLQGKMGGIYASKCGEDDVVCKALYEQYLPAGPESPVPSTLGGVIVSMSDKADTLVGCFGLNKIPTGANDTYALRRAALGIVRMIIKYDLRVDILEIMEMAFDGYSKDIKWKLEKSELLEKLGEFISNRLRAYFTGKGFETRVVDAALGAGYRDVTALTSRIEALAEFAKTEGFEQAVLTFKRASNIIKKQGSEQGVSLTGGFEVDKLEETQEKDLAVKLDETAARFEELWENDEFTKLFAILGELRSYVDDFFDNVMVICEDKGLRMNRLNLLKALVDRLSRLADFGALQV
- the glyQ gene encoding glycine--tRNA ligase subunit alpha; this encodes MNFQDVILKLQDFWSDYGCCIVQPLDIEVGAGTFNPSTFFRVIGPEPWNTAYVEPSRRPTDGRYGENPNRLQHYFQFQVILKPSPDDVQDLYLKSLEVLGIDAAEHDIRFVEDDWESPTLGAWGLGWEVWLNGMEVTQFTYFQQVGGIDLKPVSVELTYGLERICMYLQGVESVYDLKWNDKVTYGQIFHQNEVEQSTYNFEYSDSAMLLDLFDKFEAESQKLCEAGLTRPAYEYCLKCSHTFNMLDARGAISITERATYIGRVRNLASAAAKLYAQERENMNYPMLNND